The following are encoded in a window of Cryobacterium sp. CG_9.6 genomic DNA:
- a CDS encoding amino acid ABC transporter ATP-binding protein has translation MEPSDSSPATSNITVRRGEPLVVIKDINKHYGELHVLKNINAVVNRGEVVVVIGPSGSGKSTLCRAINRLETIDDGAITIDGVHLPAEGKELAALRADVGMVFQAFNLFAHKTVLQNVTLGPIKVRGMSKVEADKKAMIMLERVGVANQAEKMPAQLSGGQQQRVAIARALAMDPKLILLDEPTSALDPEMINEVLQVMIDLANEGMTMIVVTHEMGFARKAADRVIFMAEGEIVEETTPEEFFTNPKSARAQDFLSKIINH, from the coding sequence ATGGAGCCTTCAGATTCGTCCCCAGCTACGTCGAACATCACCGTTCGTCGGGGTGAACCCCTCGTTGTGATCAAAGATATTAATAAGCACTATGGTGAGCTTCACGTTCTCAAAAACATCAATGCCGTGGTGAACCGCGGCGAGGTTGTCGTGGTGATCGGGCCGAGTGGTTCCGGGAAGTCCACGCTGTGCCGGGCGATCAATCGCCTGGAAACGATCGATGACGGTGCGATCACCATCGATGGCGTTCACCTGCCAGCCGAGGGCAAAGAACTGGCTGCCCTGCGCGCCGACGTCGGCATGGTTTTTCAGGCATTCAACTTGTTTGCGCACAAGACCGTGCTGCAGAACGTGACTCTGGGCCCCATCAAGGTGCGCGGCATGTCCAAGGTTGAAGCCGATAAGAAAGCCATGATCATGCTCGAACGCGTAGGCGTGGCCAATCAAGCCGAAAAAATGCCGGCGCAGCTCTCCGGTGGCCAGCAGCAGCGCGTGGCGATCGCCCGTGCACTCGCCATGGACCCGAAGCTGATTTTGTTGGACGAACCCACCAGTGCGCTTGACCCCGAAATGATCAATGAAGTTCTCCAAGTCATGATTGACCTCGCGAATGAGGGTATGACGATGATCGTTGTCACCCACGAGATGGGATTTGCCCGCAAGGCGGCCGACCGTGTCATTTTCATGGCTGAGGGTGAAATCGTTGAAGAGACGACCCCGGAGGAGTTCTTCACCAACCCGAAGAGCGCCCGCGCCCAAGACTTTCTGTCGAAAATCATCAACCATTAA
- a CDS encoding amino acid ABC transporter permease yields the protein MDTLLNNLDVFVDGFTLTLQLFLWAALFALILGTIVGAMRVSPIAPMRWVGTGYVNLVRNTPLTLLMFFFAFGYPKLDLPSVGYTQLAIMALSLYTATYVAETLRAGINTVPVGQAEASRAIGLTFGQSMSFVLLPQAFRAVIPPMMSVFIALLKNTTVAAGFSVAEAGYIRANLSERGEPAIVVLLWVAFFFVLLVGVLSYVQRILENRLKVAR from the coding sequence ATGGACACACTGCTTAATAACCTTGACGTCTTCGTCGACGGATTCACTTTGACGCTGCAGCTGTTTCTCTGGGCCGCCCTCTTCGCCCTGATTCTCGGCACCATCGTTGGCGCCATGCGCGTTTCCCCCATCGCACCGATGCGCTGGGTGGGAACCGGATACGTCAACCTCGTTCGCAACACCCCACTCACTCTGCTCATGTTCTTCTTCGCTTTCGGCTATCCCAAGTTGGATCTGCCGAGCGTGGGCTACACCCAGCTCGCGATCATGGCGCTCAGCCTGTACACCGCTACCTACGTTGCCGAGACTCTCCGCGCGGGAATCAATACGGTGCCCGTTGGGCAGGCAGAAGCGTCGCGAGCCATTGGCCTCACGTTCGGCCAGAGCATGTCGTTCGTTCTGCTCCCGCAAGCATTTCGAGCGGTGATTCCGCCCATGATGAGTGTATTCATCGCATTGCTGAAGAACACTACTGTTGCGGCCGGGTTCTCCGTCGCTGAAGCGGGATACATTCGGGCGAATCTTTCGGAGCGCGGTGAGCCCGCCATCGTCGTGCTTCTATGGGTCGCATTCTTCTTCGTGCTGCTCGTAGGCGTGCTCTCCTACGTACAGCGGATTCTGGAAAACCGTCTGAAGGTGGCTCGATGA
- a CDS encoding glutamate ABC transporter substrate-binding protein, with the protein MRKKLSLLATAATAALLLAGCSGGDTAGTGSGDAPSAGAFDVATDVSLTGSPTYDAMVAADKVRIGVKEDQPGLGYLDAATGERSGFDIEIARWVAASLGFADDKIEFVAIPSANRESAIVNGDIDYYVGTYSITEKRKTQIDFAGPYFVTGQGILVAADNTTIESEADLAGTTVCSATGSTPIQNIKDNYPDTKTVEFDTYSQCVEAVKDGSADAVTTDQAILLGYASESPDTLKVVGEPFSVENYGVGMPLGDTALRTFVNDMFTNGNATWQTIYDETLGLSGTVVEQPTVDAY; encoded by the coding sequence ATGCGCAAGAAACTCAGCCTCCTGGCCACAGCAGCCACAGCGGCACTGCTTCTCGCGGGCTGTTCCGGCGGAGACACCGCTGGAACGGGCTCGGGCGATGCACCGTCAGCCGGGGCCTTCGATGTGGCCACCGACGTGTCCCTCACCGGTAGCCCCACGTACGACGCGATGGTTGCGGCGGACAAGGTGCGTATCGGCGTCAAGGAAGACCAGCCCGGCCTCGGCTACCTCGACGCAGCAACCGGAGAACGCTCCGGCTTCGACATCGAAATCGCTCGTTGGGTTGCCGCCTCGCTCGGCTTCGCAGACGACAAGATCGAGTTCGTGGCGATCCCGAGTGCGAACCGCGAGTCGGCCATCGTGAACGGTGACATCGACTACTACGTCGGAACCTATTCGATCACCGAAAAGCGCAAGACGCAGATCGACTTTGCTGGCCCCTATTTCGTCACCGGACAGGGCATCCTGGTCGCTGCCGACAACACCACCATCGAGAGCGAAGCAGACCTCGCCGGCACGACCGTCTGTTCTGCGACCGGGTCCACCCCCATCCAGAACATCAAGGACAACTACCCCGACACGAAGACCGTCGAGTTCGACACGTACTCGCAGTGTGTTGAGGCAGTCAAGGACGGTTCAGCGGATGCGGTCACAACCGACCAGGCGATCCTGCTCGGCTATGCCTCGGAAAGCCCCGACACCCTGAAGGTCGTCGGCGAGCCCTTCTCTGTTGAGAACTACGGCGTGGGAATGCCCCTGGGCGACACCGCACTGCGTACGTTCGTGAACGACATGTTCACCAATGGCAATGCCACGTGGCAGACCATCTATGACGAGACGCTCGGACTGTCGGGCACCGTTGTTGAGCAGCCCACGGTCGACGCGTACTAA
- a CDS encoding RNA methyltransferase: MLDNPRSPRVRAVAKLAKRDARTETGLFLLEGPQAVSEALTFRPELVVELYATPTALDRYTDIAEKATAAGIEVEFVSEEVLDAMADTVTPQGFVAVCHQFPTSVKKIFNADPKLVVILEEVRDPGNAGTIIRAADAAGADAVILCGRSVDLYNPKVIRSSTGSIFHLPVAIAASLEDVRDRVRTSGLQLLAADIKGDDLLTARNEGLLAAPTAWLFGNEARGLTDEDLAKADRAISVPIYGHAESMNLATAASVCLYESAFAQRS, from the coding sequence ATGCTTGATAACCCACGTTCACCGCGCGTTAGAGCCGTCGCGAAACTTGCGAAGCGCGACGCGCGCACCGAGACGGGGCTGTTCCTTCTCGAAGGTCCGCAGGCCGTCTCCGAGGCCCTCACGTTCCGTCCAGAGCTCGTCGTGGAGCTGTACGCCACGCCGACCGCCCTCGATCGCTACACCGACATTGCCGAGAAGGCGACGGCCGCCGGGATCGAGGTGGAGTTCGTCTCCGAAGAAGTCCTTGACGCCATGGCCGACACGGTCACACCGCAGGGTTTCGTGGCCGTGTGCCACCAGTTCCCCACCTCGGTGAAGAAGATCTTCAACGCCGACCCCAAGCTCGTGGTCATCCTCGAAGAGGTGCGCGACCCGGGCAACGCCGGAACGATCATTCGCGCAGCGGATGCCGCAGGCGCCGACGCCGTGATCCTCTGCGGACGCAGCGTTGACCTCTATAACCCCAAGGTGATTCGTTCCTCCACCGGATCGATCTTCCACCTTCCTGTGGCCATTGCCGCGAGCCTCGAAGACGTGCGTGACCGCGTTCGCACCTCGGGCCTGCAGCTGCTGGCCGCCGACATTAAGGGCGACGACCTCCTCACCGCGCGCAACGAGGGACTGCTCGCCGCGCCCACGGCGTGGCTGTTTGGTAACGAAGCTCGTGGCCTTACCGATGAGGACCTCGCCAAGGCAGACCGTGCCATCAGCGTTCCCATCTACGGGCACGCTGAGTCCATGAATCTGGCCACCGCGGCATCCGTCTGCCTATACGAAAGTGCTTTCGCCCAGCGCAGCTAG